GATATTTGGCCCGGAAAACTCATTCACGACAATTAAGACTTGATGTGTCGCCATCTTGTCCTACGCTCGTTACGTCATTCACAAACAGACAGGAGGAGCCACACGGCGTTCTGATTGGTCCAAATTGCCCCGATGTTGTCATGAGACCAGTCAGCCTCCTCCTATCAGAAAGCAGGATACGTCGTGGTCTGATCGCGCGTCAAGCATCAGTTTCGTGTGTCATTTGAATAAACCGCGCCCCCTAGCTGCTTCACGGGAAGTGACTGTCAAATacttcacttcctgcttgaTTTACGTTGTCTTTCGACCGATGGAAAATGAGattcattgaaatatatattcatttgaTTTAGCGATGTTTAAACAATTGACATTACGTTCctagttttgttttcaaagtcGATATTATTTTTTGAGCTGAACACACGTTATAAACAGGCCTCTGATCTACTTACTGGTTCCATGtaataaaatgactttttccATTCGAACTTCACTCCACTGTACATCTTTCATGCAGGTTCTCACTGTGTGGCCTGTAGCTTGACAAAAATAAAGCAACAGTCCGTGGTCTACTCTTAAAAAAGTCAGTTCCATATTTACACAAGCAGAACGAAATCTGATGCACTGcagagaaattattattatttattctttctgaTCAACATAACAGTATACATGGAGTAAATTCACATTTTACCAAACTATGAGTGATATTTCAGTacgaatgaaaaacaaatgcatgagGAAGTGCAATATTCCCAATCTCAAGTGTGCATCGTATATGAAGATTTTGGGGCGTGATCCTGCCAGGATTACTGCTCTTTGGTGTTCATGGAGAACTCGTATGTGGTGGTCTCTGACGCAGGAGCTTCTGGCGGCTTCTCTTTCTTCACCTGCACCTTGACATTGACCGACCGGGGCAGAGACTCCAGGCAGCTCTTAGTGATGTCAGCCACTTTTTGCAGGCAGGATTTAGCCGGAGGCGTATGGGAGTCAGGAGGCACTGTggggccagcagggggagctgtAGGGCCCATGGGTCCTTGGGCTGATCCCGCAGGAGACTGAGTGGCTGCACATCTAACTCCTGTAGCGGTGATGGGTCCCCCGACAACAGGCACGCAGGCACCAGCTGCAGCTCGAGCACCAACCTGAGCCCCCAGTCCCATCACGCAGCCCACACCAGCACCCACCCCGACAGCAGCTGCTCCGATGACACCAACCGTTTTCGCAGTCTCCAATGCGCCCCTCCCTGGATTGTCAGCATCAGCGCCAACAACCCCCACCACACCCCCCACAACTCCACCTACTGCTGCCCCACACAGAACAGCAGTTTCCCCTGACGCTACTGCCACTAGACTTCCCACAGCTGCTTCAACGGCGGCCCCTGCAACCCATCCAGCAGTGGTGCCTGCAAGGTAGGCCCCGCCAGCAGCCGCCAGAGGGGTGAGGGCCCCCAGCGCTGCCCCGACCACAAGGCCCGTGGCTATAGCAGAGACAAAGGCCTTGATTTTGTCCAGCACAGTCGGGGAGTGCGCCGCCTGGCTACGGAGCTGAGACCGTTCCTGGTGAGAACCGTGTTCACCTCCTGTCCCCAGCAGCGGCTGTGAATCTCCAATGGAGATCACATCGGCGGTTCGTTTCCTGGCCCTCCTGCGAAGTGCTTTCTGCTCCTTCTTAAGTCGAAGCCTCTTCAgccgctcttcctcctccctgatGGCAGCCTCAGCCGCCTGGTACATGGCGCTAGTGTAAAACCCTTTCTGCCCCACCATGTGGTCCACCTTCTCCAGGAGCACCCTGACCTGCTCAGAACTTCTGGTATCTTTATTATTGAACACGTGGAACCTCCCTCCACAGCGGTTCACCAGATCTCTGAGGGCGTCAGGCGCTGTCTGCCTGAGGAAGGATTCGATGCTGgtgtcctccagctcatcccctCTGGTGAACAGCACCACCGTGTGGTCACGGATCGCTTCTTCTCCAAATATCTGGGCCATCTGAGTGACGGCCTGGTTCTGGTGCTCGGTGTAGCGGCCCACTGGCACCACCAGAAGGAAAGCGTGCGGACCAGGAGAGGACAGACTCACACATTTGGAGATTTCGATCTGGACCTTCTCTGCAGTGAGGTCTGTATCTCCAAACCCAGGACCGTCCACCACAGAAACGGTGCGTTTCCTCTGGCCGCTGCTCTCCTCCAACATCAGCTCAGCTCGTGCCAGCTGGCAACATCTGGTGACAGAGCTGGCGCTTAAGCAGGCTTTGAACTTCTTCTCGCCCAGGATGGTGTTTCCAGATGAACTCTTGCCAGCTCCAGTCATTCCGATCAGAACCAGGCGGAGTTCTGCTGCCGCTCCGTCTTCAGCTGCCTCCTCCAGAATGTTGACCGGATCCATTttaaaaatctggaaaaaaaaaccaaggcATCTTGTCTCATCAGGAAGATTCAGAATTATAGTCTGAATTACAGTCTCTGCGAAATGAGATAGTAAAAGACGTCACTAACTTTTCTCTGTTAACATGATTATTACAGCATAAGAGAAGCAACATTCCAAACTTCCAAaaagtcatgtttatcacatcgtTGTATGCGCCACAGTAGAATCCCTTTTTCCAACATTAACGGCCTGTTTTTTAATTGCTGAAATGCTACATGAACCAACGGGTTAACAGCTAACTTTCATGCTACGTTGCATGAATTCACTTTGCCAGAATGTGAGACCTGTAGAGCGCGAATGTGGCCTTTCTTTTATCGTTTTTAACGTCATATGAAGCAGGCAGACGCTGAACTGAACTTGCATTAGCATATTAGCCGCAGAAGCACCGAGACCAAGTTCGTTTGTTTACCGAATCAGAGCGTCGAGTCCAGTGTGTCCAGTGAGACTCGTGTCTTCAAGTCGTTTTTATTCCATTTGCTTCCAAAGGCGCGGGAGAAGCTGAGGACCGACGGCAGCGCTGAATCCCAgagttgttttggtttcgtTTGAAACATCTGGCTGCCCGGTGACGTCACCAGGAAGAGACGcgaacacgtgtgtgtgtcgcaCTTTCAGAACTTCCTTGAAGAACCGCGGGGATTCTTTTTTCTCAAGCTGAAGTGCGGTTCTGACAGAGACGGCAAGACTGGTGGATGTTGGATGAACCAGCAGCAGAGAAGGGACCTCATGTCCTGGATCAGGGAGCTGCTGGTTTCTGGGCTCTGCACCTGCCAAGCTCGACCAAATGAAACAGCTCTTGGTTTCAATAAGGTTCACTAGTTCACCTCCACACATGCTGAGCAAAGCATATCAGACCTAGCTGGATGAAGAGAATGTAGGCTTCTATTTGACATTTATTCATGAATAATAAAGTGACATACAGAGAACACAGGCCTCCACCAAGCAGCATCAGTTTGCTCCAGCAAACCTCCCAATCACACAGTAACCTTCACTCCTCtgatttcaaaacaacattattTTCAAGTGTATGCGGGAATCGAACCCCTGACCTTCAAAAGAGTGCGCTAGTGAATTTATACAGACATCAACGGCGGTTCAGACGTTGCACCAGGGTATTGACGCCGCGAACGCCGATGTGAGCCATCTGAGCCAGTAAGTCTTCGACTGATACTGCAGGGTCCAGGAGAGTCGGATCTCCCGCTCGCACCACCGAGTCAGAGCCGGCCCGAGGGGCCCGTGTTCTGGACGGCCTGCTGCGGTCGAAAATCCCCAGGTCGTTCACGTCCACGATGCCTTTGGTGATTGCGAGGACCAGGGACCTGATTATGCCTTGCACCAAGGGGGAGCGCGCCGCCTCCCTCCTGATCTCTAACAGTAACCGGGGAGGCGTCCTCCCCTGTGACGCTTCACCACCACCTGCAGCAGTCGACTGTTGCTTGTCATCTGCTGCTGGCTGTCCGGCCTGCGCGCCACCTtgctgttcctcctcctcctccctcttcagccgctcttcctcctccctgatGGCAGCCTCAGCCGCCTGGTACATGACGCTAGTGTAAAACCCTCTCTGCTCCACCATGTGGTCCACCTTCTCCAGGAGCACCCTGACCTGTTCAGAACTTCTGGTGTCCTTATTATTGAACACGTGGAACCTCATTCCACACCGGCTAACCAGCTCTCTGAGGGCATTAGGCGCCATCAGTCTGAGGAAGGATTCGATGTCAGaatcctccagctcatcccctCTGGTGAACAGCACCACCGTGTGGTCACGGATCGCTTCTTCTCCAAATATCTGGGCCATCTGAGTGACGGCCTGGTTCTGGTGCTCGGTGTAGCGGCCCACTGGCACCACCAGGAGGAAAGCGTGCGGACCAGGAGAGGACAGACTCACACATTTGGAGATTTCGATCAGGACCTTCTCTGCAGTGAGGTCTGTATCTCCAAACCCAGGACCGTCCACCACAGAAACGGTGCGTTTCCTCTGGCCGCTGCTCTCCTCCAACATCAGCTCAGCTCGTTCCAGCTGGCAACATCTGGTGACAGAGCTGCCGCTGAAGCAGGCTTTGAACTTCTTCTCGCCCAGGATGGTGTTTCCACAGGAACTCTTGCCAGCTCCAGTCATACCCATCAGAACCAGGCGGAGGACTCCTGTTGCCTCTTCGTCTGCAGATTTCTGCGCCATCGTCAAGAAACCTGCAACAGGAACCTCATTTGGATCAAACCTTAGGGAGGCAGGACACAGACGTgcggagaggagagacagggaacatgtgTGGAAGACAGATATTGGAAGTGGAAGTAGCGGGCGAAAGAAGAAAAGaaccactgaggttcatggatgagacACTGGAGGACGAGAAGCGGTGAGGAGTGAGAGGATCTGTgagagtggaggaggctgacgtgTGGCGGTCCACCCGACAGGAAGTGCACAAACAGAGAAGAACCAGAGAAGCATTCAGGTTTCTGTGAGCAGCATTCCACTGTTGTTATTTTTCaagaatgaaagtgaaagagCACATCGATATCGGGAATCCCACTGGGTGTTGGCTGGAAAAACCCTTGCATTTCAAGTTACACCGACAATTTCTTTTGCTTGACTTCCGTCATAACAATGTTTAATGTCCCGCAGTGTGGctctggaaaatgttttttctcataTATTCCCCCACTGCCGGACAAATAATGGACATCCCAGATCATCTAATCTAAAGACCATGATGAAGAGAGACGTGACAATCCTAAAGTCATGTCCAACCTGCTCCCATCATGACTGTCAAACCGGCAAC
The genomic region above belongs to Synchiropus splendidus isolate RoL2022-P1 chromosome 19, RoL_Sspl_1.0, whole genome shotgun sequence and contains:
- the LOC128750514 gene encoding uncharacterized protein LOC128750514, which encodes MAQKSADEEATGVLRLVLMGMTGAGKSSCGNTILGEKKFKACFSGSSVTRCCQLERAELMLEESSGQRKRTVSVVDGPGFGDTDLTAEKVLIEISKCVSLSSPGPHAFLLVVPVGRYTEHQNQAVTQMAQIFGEEAIRDHTVVLFTRGDELEDSDIESFLRLMAPNALRELVSRCGMRFHVFNNKDTRSSEQVRVLLEKVDHMVEQRGFYTSVMYQAAEAAIREEEERLKREEEEEQQGGAQAGQPAADDKQQSTAAGGGEASQGRTPPRLLLEIRREAARSPLVQGIIRSLVLAITKGIVDVNDLGIFDRSRPSRTRAPRAGSDSVVRAGDPTLLDPAVSVEDLLAQMAHIGVRGVNTLVQRLNRRAEPRNQQLPDPGHEVPSLLLVHPTSTSLAVSVRTALQLEKKESPRFFKEVLKIFKMDPVNILEEAAEDGAAAELRLVLIGMTGAGKSSSGNTILGEKKFKACLSASSVTRCCQLARAELMLEESSGQRKRTVSVVDGPGFGDTDLTAEKVQIEISKCVSLSSPGPHAFLLVVPVGRYTEHQNQAVTQMAQIFGEEAIRDHTVVLFTRGDELEDTSIESFLRQTAPDALRDLVNRCGGRFHVFNNKDTRSSEQVRVLLEKVDHMVGQKGFYTSAMYQAAEAAIREEEERLKRLRLKKEQKALRRRARKRTADVISIGDSQPLLGTGGEHGSHQERSQLRSQAAHSPTVLDKIKAFVSAIATGLVVGAALGALTPLAAAGGAYLAGTTAGWVAGAAVEAAVGSLVAVASGETAVLCGAAVGGVVGGVVGVVGADADNPGRGALETAKTVGVIGAAAVGVGAGVGCVMGLGAQVGARAAAGACVPVVGGPITATGVRCAATQSPAGSAQGPMGPTAPPAGPTVPPDSHTPPAKSCLQKVADITKSCLESLPRSVNVKVQVKKEKPPEAPASETTTYEFSMNTKEQ